A segment of the Marinomonas posidonica IVIA-Po-181 genome:
GTGAATTATCTACCTTAATGGACATGAGCCCTTATGTGGTAAAGGTACATCAGGATCACCCACTTCTACATCAGTATGTAGGCAACGCCGAAGCACATAATAGCTGGTCAGGTATTTTATTGACCGTCTCTAAAGACGTCCCCTTTGAAAGTTTACTAAGCCATTTGAGACAACGCTTATTGGTGTCTTTTTCTGAGGGAAGGAAAGGCATTTTGCATTTTTCTAATCCTGCCGTCGCGAATTATTTTTTCTCAGAAACCACGGAGCAAACAGATACAGATTCGTGGTTGGGGCCCATTAAGCAAGTATGTTGGTATGGGCCAAACCACTCTCCGAACCAAGGTCTATGGTGCAAAATACAAAACAGCCAAGCGATATCAGAAACGCCATCGTCAGACCAAGATCAAGCACCGTCTTCAATGTGGCTTATGACCGCATCGCAAGCGCTTGCCTTCAAACAACAAAATATAGACAAAGCGTTAGCGGACTATTTCACTCAGATGTCTCTCAGTGTCACGGATCCTCAACAATGGCTCACTTATCGAGCACATTTCCACGATGCTGAAAAGCTCGGATTCACCGAGTTCGAAAACATTTACCAATATCTTTCTCTATGTGAAAAACAACACACAGTAGACCAACAAGACGACAACTACCGAATAGAAACGGAAACAAAGCGCCTGATTGAGCAACTCGATATTCAGACGGTTCAAACCCTTCAGGAAGATCAAAAGTTACCTCATATTGCGCTGCTTTTAGAAAAGGACCCATCGTATGTCAACGGATAAAATCGGCTCAGGTGTCGCTTGTGACGGCCCTAAAGTATTTATTGAAGTGACTGGGATACAGCATGATTCTAGCTACAATATTCAATTTTACGATGTAAAAGACAACAGCCAAAAAACCGACCTAGAAGGCAAAAAAGTCTGCCAAGAGTTGGTCGACACCAGTGTCTACAGTTGGGCCTGTGAAGACACGAGCGAAACCGTAAACGCCTTTCTGTCGATTCCCTCAGACAGTGGTGAAATCAAATTGCCCTTGTTTGAAAACGCCAAACCAAAAAAACGTGTGGATGGCGAACAAGACTACCTACTGCACGCCGTTGTACCACTGACGTTATTGCCGACCTACAAAGAAAACCTCGCCGACAAAGACCGCTACGCCCCATCGCGTAATGGCTATTTTTACGTCTTCTACAACCACAAAGCATGGCGAGAAATTGAAATGCGCACCCCAGAGGGTGGCCCAGTGGTCTTTAAAGATGTGGATCTCGCCGCTTACCGTACTGGTGAAAACGACGCGTTTGCCAGCGAACAACGAGATACCACAGGCAAGCCACTGACCGAAATCTGGTTGCCAGTAAAAGACAACAACAAAAACGCTGTGGTGCATCTCGCCTATTCAGACGTGCCTTGGAGCGGTGAACGCTTAAACTACCTTGAAGCGAATGTTTCAGAACTAAAAGAACGCGCTCAATCCTTGCATAAGCTTAATGGTGCAGAAAACGCACCTAAAAACAGAAAAAACGAACGCCACGTGTTACTGGCCAGTGAACTCCCCGAAATGCGTGCTCGTGAGCCCGAACTCGAATGGTTTGTCGCCGAGCCTTTGAAGCTAAACCGTGATGTCTCAGGAAGCTGGTTAAGCAAAACCTATACCGAAATCAAAGACAAAATAAAAAAGGCCAACGCGGATGGCGATAAGCAATTTGAAGCATTAATGACTCGTAGCGCTTTTCAATACGAATACGGCATGAAACAAGCGGCGCTAAAATCCCTAATAGACAAAGACGACGAGATAGACAAAGACTGGGAAGCCGATGCCGGCAGTGATTTCCTAGCCGACGCCAAAGCCCGTCAGCTAAGAACCCTAGTACTGGACGACCCCATATTTGATTTAAAACACAGCACCTATCTGAGCCTGTCTAGTGTTGGCTACATACAGCAAGTGTATGTGGACATGGGCAATCAGGAGTACTACCAAACGGCTGAACTGACGCAGCAAATGATCATGACGGAGAAATTTGGTAAGAAAGACAACCCACTTAACAAGTACGATGGGGATGTCAGTCGTGACTTAAGAGGACGCTTTCACCGAACCTTACGCACACGGGAACGTTTGGTCGCCAACCGTGATGTCAAAGAGCTCCAGTACTATGTAGAGCAAGCGCTCAACGATAAACGTACAGCGAATGTATTACGTGATTACGCTTCATTAAATGGTATCAATGCAGCAGGGGCTCACGCCATTGCTGGCCGCGCCCTCAGTACGCTGAGTATCGATATTGATAAAATTGATGCCTTTGCAAAGTACAAATACATTTCTAATTATCTGCCAGCCGACATGCCGTTAAACAAACAGAAAACGGCGACCCTAGCAAGCAGCCATAGTGCGATCCGCAAAATCTTATCATCGGAGAACCACCCACTCAGCAAGGTGCTATTCCCACCAAAAGACAGTGTGCCGCTAGAAGCTGAATACAAAGCGCCAGAAGCCCATAACGATGGCTCAGGCTTTGCGACCCCAGAATTATTAGCGCAATGGGCGAAAGAAAACTTTGAACTGGAAGATGAGAAGCTTCTGGTGATTGATTTGGCCTTTATCACTAAAACCAATGTGGCCGCCACCAGCACGGACAAGATGAAAGATGCCTTCGCTCAAGCTCGGCGTATTAGCCATATTATGGGAAGCATTTTAAACGGCTTTTACGAAGCCCTAACCAACATAAAAGACGTCGCCTCAGACGCCAAGGTCATACAGTTTAATCAAGCCTATGCTTCGGTGCTGGCGTTAAGCAAAGCCGCGAACTCAAATGACCTGGGTAAAATGCTGTTTGTTTCCGCGCAAGGAGCAGAAACCAAGGGCTATGTGGTCGGGGTACATGGTCAAGGGTTAACATTTGGTCTAAGTGCCGATGATCAAGAACACATTAAAAATAAAAAGCGCAAAGGCTTGCAAGGTCGTTTGTATGACAAAGAC
Coding sequences within it:
- a CDS encoding DUF4123 domain-containing protein gives rise to the protein MIASETFSLTSEPFEVDVEHYLIVNSVPVSTPPLLADIQRHSDTSDYVALYHKSELSTLMDMSPYVVKVHQDHPLLHQYVGNAEAHNSWSGILLTVSKDVPFESLLSHLRQRLLVSFSEGRKGILHFSNPAVANYFFSETTEQTDTDSWLGPIKQVCWYGPNHSPNQGLWCKIQNSQAISETPSSDQDQAPSSMWLMTASQALAFKQQNIDKALADYFTQMSLSVTDPQQWLTYRAHFHDAEKLGFTEFENIYQYLSLCEKQHTVDQQDDNYRIETETKRLIEQLDIQTVQTLQEDQKLPHIALLLEKDPSYVNG